One Gadus chalcogrammus isolate NIFS_2021 chromosome 7, NIFS_Gcha_1.0, whole genome shotgun sequence genomic window, GTTTGCGGTAGgctaccccaacggaggagtcccgagaacggggccggaacgggtacggcaaagtccgggtcacgcccacttttggcggtggaaacgcgacccgacccgcacctttgcgatccgatccgttccgcaccctgcagtggaaacgcgccattagcgtcctacgagtaccctggagcactcgttagctacgagcgttttcaagacgttcgttaccaaagatgctttcgggaaacggtgtgaaaactgtacgatgctcgtacgacccactctgcgatccacttaggctaaatatgctttcgggaaacggggcccagcacTGTTTCACAGACACCAATTAGATTCAACTAAATAATTAATCAAGCAAAATAAGTCTATTTAGAACATTGGACAAATCAAACCTCAAACCAAAGTAGAAAGAATTCCTATCTGATCCAAAACAGAAATCACAATATGTCCTAAAATGTCATAACCTGAGAGATTCAGTCTGactttttatttactttattattgttgttgttattgttattattgttgttgttattattattatctgttatTTGTACAATTATTCTTGTGTAACTTGAATATGCTTTGGCAATACTGTATTCAAATACTGTCATGCTAATAAAGcactttgaatttgaatttgagagagagagagagagagagagagagagaggggtagagagaggtagagagagagagagagagagagagagagagagagagagagagagagaggtagagagagagagagagagagagagagagagagagagagctttggtctgtgtgtgtgtgtgtgtgtgtgtgtgtgtgtgtgtgtgtgtgtgtgttccactttttgtctgtctgcttgtggttagagtagtgtgtgtagtgctgTCCCCTATGGTTGAACCAccgcggtctctctctctctctctctctctctctctctctctctctctctctctctcactgatgACTTTGGCCTTGATGAGTCTGGCGGGGCAGCTGAGGTTCTCCAGGCTGGAGGCGGCCATGTTGGtgtagaggaggagacgggccTCCTTCTCAACGGCCAGGGGGACGTTATGGAGCCGGTTCACCAGCAGACCGTGGTctcctgagggggaggggggggggggggggggagagagagagagagagagagagagagataagataaagagagagagacacacatgtagaagacagagacatacacacacacacacacacagaagagagagagacacacacacagaagagagacacagagataagataaagagagagagagacacacatatagagacacaaagagagagagagacacacacacacatacgcgcacacacacacacacacacacaaacagagaggtGGACAGAGAtaaggtaaagagagagagacacacacacacatataagaatagagacacacacgcacagatgagagagagacacacacagaagagagatagacacacacacacacacaaagaagagagagagagagacacacacacacacacagaagagagagagacacacatgagagagagagatgatatatattttttgtatttaaggTTTTATTCTTTGACCtctttattgttcacctgctttggcaatgcataaaaccctttattttttcatgccaataaagcttttttgaagacagagagagaggtagagagagatagagagagagcgagagagagagcgagagcgagatagaTATCAACTCCCGAGATGTATTGTCTTTCATTGGTCCTGACAGAACCCACGTTGTCCTTTTTCCTGCAAGGACCTTAACTGAACCATGGAcggcacacgcgcgcgcgcacacagacacccacccacacacacacacacgcacacgcacacacacacacacacacagaaggaaaaGCTGCCCGGATGAAGTGATGACTTCGTGTTCTGATCGAACAGGGGGAACGTagaagatgaagagagagagagagagagagagagagagagagagagagagagagagagagagagagagagagagagagagagagagagagaggacgtgtgtgtgtgtgtgtgtgtgtgtgtgtgtgtgtgtgtgtgtgtgtgtgtgtgtgtgtgtgtgtgtgtgtgtgtgtgtgtgtgtgtgtgtgtgtgtgtgtgtgtgtgtgtgtgtgtgtgtgtgtgtgtgtgtgtgtgtacggaagATGAGAGTATTACCTTGGTACATGAACAGAGTGATGAACTGTCCGTTCTGCTCCCGGGCCACTTCGCTCTTGAAAAGTCCTGTCACAGTCTTACCTAACCCCCTCGCTGGGAAAccgagccacacacacatcagtgtaAACACTTTATACTTGTACATCTTCCCTGCGTGTCGTCCTATTTAGACCGATAACGAACAGCCATCCCAAGACAGTGAACACCGACTTCACCGGACACACACGTTGAGTGTACGTGTCGTGTAATCCAATCAGGCTCAAGAGCTGGGCGGGACACCGAGGActggagccaatcagaaaaggGATGACGGCAGAAGGCTTGGCGGTTACGCCCCCCTTTCTACGTGTCAACACTGCCGCAAACCGCGCGTCAACTGTCGCGAAACAAACCACTACAACAACAGTACAACAAGAGCCGCGGGAGTGTGACACGCATGTTAATGCTAACAGCGGCAAGAAACGAAGTCAAGGGTCCGTTTTTCGGACGGTAGAGCCCGATGTTACGGACGTAACGAAAAATGGAGTCGATCCAGACTGTTCTGGTCACCGGAGGCTCCGGCTTCATGTGAGTTCCTTCTGTGTCCATGGAAACAGTCGCTGTTGTCCTCGTTCACTTTCCTTTTATAATCGTCTACCGTCTCCTACGTCCTTGTTCACCATACCTTTCCTAAGCGTCTATGACTCCTAAGTACTTATTCCCTATGCCTATACTGTGCTCAGTCTCCTACATCCTTGGTCACTATACCGTAACAAGGGTATATGTCTCCTACGTCTAGGTTCACTGTACCTTTTGTACTGTGCTGCGTCTCCTACGTCCTTGTTCACTATACTGTAAACTGTACTTCGTCTCCTACGTCCTAGTTCACTAGAAACATTGAACCTGTGATGATGATCCACCTtcgaactgtgtgtgtgtgtgtgtgtgtgtgtgtgtgtgtgtgtgtgtgtgtgtgtgtgtgtgtgtgtgtgtgtgtgtgtgtgtgtgtgtgtgtgtgtgtgtgtgtgtgtgtgtgtgtgtgtgtgtgtgtgtgtgcgcgtgcgtgcgtgcgtcatcCAGCGGCTCTCACCTGGTATGCGCCCTGCTCACCGCGCGCCCCCAGTGGAGGGTCCTCAACCTCGACGTGGTGAGAACTCTTTACTCATTCTCTCGCGATTACTCACTTAACTATAATAACAGTCGTAACTCTTGCGATTATTCACTTTACTATATCATAACAGTCGTAACTCTCGCGATAACTCACTTTACTATATCAAAACACTCGCAACTCTAGCGATAACTCACTTTACTATATCAACACTCGCAACTCTAGCGATAACTCAATTTACTATATCATAACACTCGCAACTCTTGCGATAACTCACTTTACTCTATCATAACACTTGCAACTCTCGCGATAACTCACTTTACTATATCATAACTCTCATGGTTACTCACTTTACTATATCATAACACTCGCAACTCTTGCGATAACTCACTTTACTATATCATAACACTCGCAACTCTCGCGATAACTCACTTTACTATATCATAACTCTCGCGGTTACTCACTTTACTATATCATAACACTCGCAACTCTAGCGATACCTCACATTACTATATCATAACACTCGCAACTCTAGCGATACCTCACATTACTATATTACACTCGCGATAACTCTCACGACAACTCCCGTGCCCCTCCTGTCCCTCACAGCTGGACTACTGCTGCAGCCCCCGGAGTCTCATAAGTGTTCAGCACATGGACAACTACTGCTTCATCCAggtcagctgtctgtctgtccttctgcctGTCTTAgtccttctctgtctgtctgtctgtctctctcttggtcaccctctatctctcttttgctctatctctgtccgtctttctgtctgtgtctctctctctcttggtctctgtctctgtctctctctcccctctttttttccgattaaaataaataaatattatatcatatatattatttgcTAAAAGTAAACCTGTGTCCTTTTCAAATTGTGTCGCTGCTCGCTCTTACCCCATgtgtgattctctctctctctctctctctctctctctctctctctctctctctctctctctctctctctctctctctctctctctctctctctctctctctctctctctctctctctctctctctctctctctctcagggtgaTGTGTGTGACCAGCGTCTGGTCTCTCACCTCTTCAACACCGAGGACATCGACGTGGTGTTTCACCTGGCCGCCATGACACACGTCGGtatgacgcacacgcacatacatacacgcacgcacgcaccctcccctgactcctcccccgcccctcctcctccctcagagGGGTCCACCCTAACCCTTCCCCTCAGTCTCCCCCTCATTTGTCTCCCCCCtaactctcccccttccccgccTGTCTCCCCCTCTAGAGGgttccccctcctgtctcccccctcctgtctccccccagtCTCCCCCTCAGAGGCGTCCTCCCTAACcttccccctgtctcccccctctccccgtctccccccagagACCTCCtacctctgtccctccctcttccagaGGGTGAACGTGGAGGGTACCCGGGTGGTCCTGGCCGCGGCCCGGGGGGCCGGCCACGCCCTGCGGCGCTTCGTGTACGTCAGCACGGACGAGGTCTACGGGGGCGGCGGCCTGCAGGCGAGACTCCTACCTCCTTGTCTCCTACCTCCTCGTTCACTGTGTCTCTTCGTCTCCCAACTCCTCGGTCACTGTGTCTCCTACGTCCTCGTTCACCAGGCCTTTATACTCTCCTACGTCCTCGTCTCCTATGTCCTCGTTCACTATGCCTCCAATTTCTTTGTTCGCTATGTCTCCTACGTCCTCCTTCACTAGGCATTTTATACTCTCCTATGTCCTCGTTCACTAGGCCCCCTACGTCCTCGTTCACTATGTCTCCTATGTCCTCGTTCACTATTCCTTTTATACTGTCCTACATCCTCATTCACTATTCCTTTTATATAtccttttatattttcatgatgtctttctgtctgcaggtgtttgatgatgtgtgtgtgatgtctgtctgcaggtgtttgatgatgtgtgtgtgatgtctgtctgcaggtgtttgatgatgtgtgtgtgatgtctctctgcaggtgtttgatgatgtgtgtgtgatgtctgtctgcaggtgtttgatgatgtgtgtgtgatgtctgtctgcaggtgtttgatgtgtgtgtgatgtgtgtgtgcaggtgtttgtgtgtgtaatgtctgtctgcaggtgtttgatgatgtgtgtgtgatgtctatgtgcaggtgtttgatgtgtgtgtgatgtccgtctgcaggtgtttgatgtgtgtgtgatgtgtgtgtgtgatgtgtgtgtgatgtcggtctgcaggtgtttgatgatgtctgtgtgcaggtgtttgatgtgtgtgtgatgtcggTCTGCAGGTGTTTGATGTCTGTGAAGGTGCTTGATGATGGCTGTGAAGGTGCTTGATTATGTCTGTGAAGGGGTTTGATGATGTCTTTGTGAAGGGTGTTTGGATGatgtctgtctgcaggtgttTGATGAAGACAGTCCTCTCAGACCATCTAACCCCTACTCTGCTACCAAAGCAGCAGCCGAATGCCTAGTTCAGTCCTACTGGGATGAGTACaaggtacatacacacacacacacacacacacacacacacacacacacacacacacacacacacacacacacacacacacacacacacacacacacacacacacacacacacacacacacacacacacacacacacagggggggggggggggctggtccagctagatgtacgctggatagatcagtctaccagcctacccgactcggtcgtttgagattcataatatcgtctggtggctcacacagcttttggccgtgataatatatattatatgatatagatatctatgtaaaatatgatattatttagatatagagctcccgGACTCcagtgtgttctagaatatttacagaacacggctaaaggctgtgtgcgcctcgccattgcgattcatccactgtaaacagagcgcatggtggctgcaagctgctcagggccacaccccgacactcctccttgacccgcctctatcctcctcatttgcattaaagctacagaaacCGAACGGCACATtttgggaaagctcaatgtgagACAGTAGCTGTCATTCTGCACCACGGCGGAATTtcaggaacgtcttcaaatactgtgtttggggcccactaatatctatattaaagcatccataaagtagcatgccatgggacctttaaaggaacctctgtgtgtctgttgtttttCCTTGGCTTCAGTTTCCAGTCATCGTCACCAGAAGCAACAATGTTTATGGACCCAGGCAGTACCCAGAGAAGGTACTGTCAGACAATGCGtcccttttttactttttaacaatgtaatgttttttgctttttgcttttttccttttttactttttacttaacaatgtaaaaaagtttatttatttttaactttaAACTTTTTAATTTCTAACTTTTTTAACAATGTATTGCTTTTTGCTTTTTTGCTTTATAACTTAACTTTTTAACTTTTAACTAACAATATATTGCTTTTTGCTTTTTAACTTGATTTCTTTTAACAATGTAATTGCTTTTTGCTTTTTTGACTTCACTTTGTTGACTTTTTGAACAGAATTCACAATAGAACAAATGGTGGTTATGGATCATTTTGTGGGGTTgcaacatttacattcagggcgatTAGCAGACCCGTTGATCCAAAATGACTGACGATAAGAACATTTGTCCGAAGAAAGTCTGCTATCAGTACAGTATGGATGTTCTTAAAAACAAGGGCCATGCACTaataatcgctaggttaacccattccccttatacaacagagatagctaggataagaacAACAAAGGTCCCTTTAATTATCACGTGAAACTTGAAAAAAAGGAGTAAGGGCTatcagtcgttttttatttttcttcatcaAAAATGTTCAGACTTTGAACTTTTTGAACAGAATTGAAAACTGAACAGATGGTGGATATGGGATATGTAGAGTGTGGGGTTGCAACATTTACATTAGCAGACAAGTTTATCTAAAGCAACAtacatttgtctgaagaaagagaaacaccaatatatcgctgtcggtacagtaaggatgttcatagaatcaagtgccaaacactaacaatcactaggttaacccattccccgtatacaacagagatagctagggtaagaacCACAAAGGTCCCTTTAATTATCACGTACAtcagagcccgaccgataaaggatttttaaggctgataccgatacaaatatttggtgatttaaaaatccgatattccgatatatcagccaatatatatttaaaaaagaaattccagaaacgagtaacaaaacaaacagatttccctaacattggttatttgtagttatttatgagtcctcactaaaataataatgtaatgtagTTTAAaaattaactttattttattgttttattgtcacaaaAGAAAAGTCAAAATCTAAATGTCTTTGAACAACACAATAACCCAAAAAATCGAtggtttggaaaatgcctaatatcggccgtTAATATCGGCCGGGCTCTAAcgtacattaattaacattcAATACACCGATTATTCTTCAATGGGGTGTGTCTTCCAACACATGTCATTGAGTGATGATTATAAAGACCAATCAAATCCTTGCGTTTCCGAAGCTTTATAGGCAAACATTGAAATGCGCACCAAATTTCCTGCTCCTTGAGTTCGACCACCAGATGTACAGCTCCTGAAACAAGGTTAAAGTTgaaatattataccaccaggtgtgagtgtgattagcctttacaagcttttttgaaaatctgcctcttctgacatcacaagtagcTTGTAATGgcgaatcacactcacacctgtgcCCTACTACGAACcacgctgaacatacccaggctttcttgagAAAACCTGGATCGACAGAGAcacaactcgcaatcagagttaaatggtactacAACGCTCACTTAGGATTCGATtagtcgagccaggttttcctcTTTCGGTTCAATGTGTGTTAACGTGAAGggggcgtttatcgcgtcatttTACTCACCTTTACAAACTGGATAGATCAAGAGCAGTCTATTTCACTCAAGAGGAACAGATAGTCATAATTAAGTCCTATTAGGAGTTAAAAAATCAGATAACAGCTAGGGGCAACACAGTTGCACATAATAAGGCTTGGAAGGCgcgctggcaaaaaatagcccaTTGTGTAAAttcgtataagtgaaaagattcttcATATTGTccataaaataactatgccaaatgcaaaATAGTTCGCCGTTAATCCCAATAGAGTGATGATAATTTcgaaatgcataagcaacgtccaacctgccttattctataatttatgaaattcaatttaaatacaccctatgtaagaaatgtatcgcttgttttccacctcctccgccagcacggccttgaaaacaTGGGTTAAAGTTTGCAATAAGCACAAAAAATTACTTCCATAACCTTTTGTGATTAAGTATTCAATATGACATaagaattgggactttttaagcttcacataaaggCGCATCACGTGGGAGACGATCCCCGCACGCAGAAagtcaagactgacgcgctaccaacactctaccactctctcacggagacacactgcgcaacagtgAGGATTGTTTACATAAAGTCCAACAAGGACTATCAAATAgtgaataccctctgatgagaacctGTTTCTTTCATGAAGAATATTCTCaggcaatgccaagggatcggtccCGAAAGACAGATCCCGAGTCTCTGTCGCAGAGACTCTTTACGATACGGGCTCCGAGGTCAACGGGAACACCCACACATTGGTGACGACATTGTcaaaggaggggctaggaagctgcgcacgccgatgtAACCCGATAGACTTAGCTGAGAACCTGCTCCAGACCAGGGGTCTCAtatataaccgttgcgtacgcacaaaacggggctgaaattggcgtacgtgactttccacgccaaggttgtgatctataaaaaaccaacttgacgggaaaatgtgcgcagccctaagcaaactctgacgcatggtttggaggaaaaggagaattggcgacacagatggtgtggtggtgaactgaagtcagaccgaagaattgtagagtgagaagaacgattatgttttatcatcgcccttcatagatttaatttcaacccgtatcatgcgttaaatcctaatcagaataatttaagtcaactgcgttatttctcagttataactccagaaacatctccttagaatagaaattaaaaaaaaatctctatatttaatcccgtcactccatactgtccactgacagcgcgactgcatggaataaagcatctgtccaacatgtgtcaataacattaatatttttatgtgacactgtaaacacataatcaaatgtcaattcaatcccaagtgtggaaaaccaagccacactcctcatcacaatcgttgtccgttactcttgatgcttttcatgacaaatcaggcattaaaaag contains:
- the LOC130385555 gene encoding dTDP-D-glucose 4,6-dehydratase-like, with the translated sequence MESIQTVLVTGGSGFIGSHLVCALLTARPQWRVLNLDVLDYCCSPRSLISVQHMDNYCFIQGDVCDQRLVSHLFNTEDIDVVFHLAAMTHVETSYLCPSLFQRVNVEGTRVVLAAARGAGHALRRFVYVSTDEVYGGGGLQVFDEDSPLRPSNPYSATKAAAECLVQSYWDEYKFPVIVTRSNNVYGPRQYPEKVIPRFVSLLQANKKCTIQGSAPKSRHFLYVDDVIEAFLLVLAQGAVGGVYNMGVGHEVPILQLARELVTMIQDVPETQLSDWLDFVPDRPRLELRYPMSSEKLRGLGWRPRVPWTEGLRRTVEWYKSNPDFWPGESEDRGNGTGMITSDS